The following proteins are encoded in a genomic region of Magallana gigas chromosome 1, xbMagGiga1.1, whole genome shotgun sequence:
- the LOC105333009 gene encoding cyclin-H encodes MFASSSQLKHWMFNNEGEIQSLRQEANERYIEEHGTKMSEEQRQAYFLTASEERHLCRHFEFVLKEFCSRFQPPMPKYVLGTALCYFKRFYINCSAMDYHPKDIMLTCVYLASKVEEFNVSINQFVGNLKGDREKFANIILTFELLLMDKLNYHLLIHNPYRPMEGLFIDLKTRFRVLENPEKLRKGAEEFLEKSLMTDVCMLFAPSQVALTAVLVSAAKEKANLDRYVTETLLKGMSPEDIKKLQVQIKKLRYMVKSQEQIPREQMAHLQRKLDHCRNQENNPESEVYKRKLQEMLNEDEEIQTKKRKKISEEQKKKDDELLFMPSYVPSSNT; translated from the exons ATGTTTGCCTCAAGCAGTCAGCTGAAGCACTGGATGTTTAACAATGAAGGCGAGATTCAGTCCCTGAGACAGGAGGCCAACGAACGCTACATAGAGGAACATGGGACCAAGATGTCG GAGGAGCAGAGACAAGCCTATTTTCTGACAGCATCGGAGGAAAGACATCTCTGCCGCCATTTTGAATTTGTCCTCAAGGAATTCTGTAGCAGGTTCCAGCCACCTATGCCCAAATATGTTTTG GGAACAGCCCTGTGTTATTTCAAGCGTTTTTACATAAATTGCTCAGCGATGGATTACCATCCCAAAGACATCAT GTTGACCTGCGTGTACTTAGCCAGTAAGGTCGAGGAGTTCAACGTGTCAATCAACCAGTTTGTGGGGAACTTGAAGGGGGACCGAGAAAAGTTCGCCAACATTATCCTGACCTTTGAACTCCTGTTGATGGACAAGCTCAACTATCACCTGCTGATCCACAACCCCTACAGACCCATGGAGGGGCTATTTATAGATCTTAAG ACCAGGTTCAGAGTTTTGGAAAATCCCGAGAAACTCCGGAAAGGAGCGGAGGAATTCCTGGAAAAGTCCCTGATGACTGATGTGTGCATGCTATTTGCACCTTCACAG GTAGCATTAACAGCTGTGTTGGTCAGTGCTGCCAAAGAGAAGGCTAACCTGGACAG GTATGTAACAGAAACACTGTTAAAGGGCATGTCCCCAGAGGACATCAAGAAACTACAGGTGCAAATCAAAA AGCTGAGATACATGGTAAAATCACAGGAACAGATTCCCAGGGAGCAAATGGCTCATCTGCAGAGGAAGCTGGACCACTGCCGGAACCAAGAAAACAACCCAGAGAGTGAAGT atataaaagaaaattgcaaGAAATGTTAAATGAAGATGAAGAAATTCAGACAAAGAAGAGGAAAAAAATCAGTGAG GAGCAGAAGAAGAAGGACGATGAGTTACTGTTCATGCCATCATACGTACCATCCTCCAACACgtga
- the LOC105333004 gene encoding RNA guanine-N7 methyltransferase activating subunit, producing MALNLSAEEKSTEELLTLFDEMFKTRYTEDDSEYMETVNTPTPPPPCIRNWFQKNRGNFRNRGGYQDRRGGRHHDNSNREGHGYRDGNRGYRNDHRGYRDDNRGYRDDNRGYRDDNRGYRDDNRGYRDDNRGYRDDNRGNRDNDRERSDYGGNNRDRYRDNRNSGGYRDRDQR from the exons ATGGCGCTAAATTTGTCAGCAGAAGAGAAGTCAACTGAGGAGTTACTGACCTTGTTTGACGAGATGTTTAAGACTCGCTATACAGAAGATGACTCAGAGTACATGGAGACAGTcaacacccccaccccacccccgcCCTGCATCAGAAACTGGTTCCAGAAAAACAGGGGCAACTTCAGAAACAG AGGTGGTTACCAGGATCGACGTGGAGGGCGTCACCATGACAACAGCAACAGGGAAGGTCATGGATATAGAGATGGTAACCGTGGATACAGGAATGACCACCGTGGTTACAGAGATGATAATCGAGGTTATAGAGATGATAATCGGGGCTATAGAGATGATAATCGGGGTTACAGAGATGATAATCGGGGCTATAGAGATGATAATCGGGGTTACAGAGATGATAATCGGGGTAACAGAGACAATGATCGAGAGCGTTCTGATTATGGTGGTAACAACAGAGACCGTTACCGTGACAACCGCAATTCAGGAGGATATAGGGACAGGGATCAGAGATGA